In Bacteroidota bacterium, the genomic stretch AGAATTATCGCATAAAATATTTATAATTTCTGCAGCAAATAATGAGTTTTGTCTTATTAGTTTTCTAATTGTATTTATATCAAATAATCTTACAACCGAATCTTGATAAGCCATTGCGGAATATTGAAAGGTAGAATTTTCACTATGCACTGATGTTAAACCAATTAAATTCCCGGATGAAACTACTTTAAGAGTAAGTGAATTATTATTACCGTCAACATATATTTTTGCTAAACCTTTGCAAAGAAACATTATATGTGAAACAAATGTTCCTTGTTTGCAAATAATTTCCCCTTTTTTGTAAGTAACTTCTGCTTTGTTATTTTCCAATAATAATAATTCATCATCTGTCAAGGCTTCAAAACAACATCTGTTATCCCTTTCTACTGTACAACTAAAATTAAAACTTCCATCAACCATAAGGCTATTTATTAAAAAAAACAAAGATACAACATTAATTAGAAAGTGCATCAAATCACTAATACATCCAATCAATATCACAAAAATAATAGTAATAAGTCAGTTGTAATATCTTGTATGAAAGAATAAGTAGTCTAATCTTTGTGCCTTTTTAAAATTTAAAAATCAAACTTATGGAAATTAAAGAAACATTGGATTGTAAAGGGTTATCATGCCCTATGCCAATAATGAAATTGGCAAAAGCTATGAAAGGTTTAAGTACCGGAGAAATTTTAGAAATGTTAGGAACAGATCCTGGCTCAGCTGCTGATATTCCAAAATGGTGTACCAAATCAGGTAATGAATTACTTGAAACCAAAGAAGAAGAGGGTGGCGTTACAAAATTTTACATAAAGAAAGGCTAATATTATGAGTGAAATCAAAGAAAAAAAAGGAGCTTTAAACGGATTATTTCGTTTGCTTTTCACTAAACATTGGCCTGTATGGGTTGGTGGAATTCTAGCTGGTGTTTTAAATGTACTTATGTTTACAATAAAATCACCATGGAGTGGAAGTGCAGGATATAGTTCTTGGGGAAAAGGCGTTTATAAACTTTTTAACATTTTTGGATTTGAAGGTTCAGGTTCTTTTGTTGATAACAAATGGGCTATGTTAAGCATTATGATTGTTCTCGGTTCGGCTGTTGCTGCATTTTTATCCAAAAGTTTTGCAATTCGAATTCCCCCAAAAGGAGAATTGCTTAAAGGTTTTATTGGAGGTTCACTAATGGCTGTTGGAGCAACCATAGGTATAGGTTGTTCAATCGGTGGATTTTTTAGTGGTGTTCCTGCCCTTTCAGGTGGTGCTATTATGCTCACAATAGGATTATTTCTTGGAACCATTGTAGCCGTTAAATATCTTTTCTGGGAATTAGAAAAATTACCGGGCGTTAGCTCAGGAAAAAGCAAAACTTATTTAGGCGTTACACCAACTACTGGTAAATGGCAAAAATGGGTTGGTGTTATTATAGTATTTATAATTCTTTTTATTGCTTTCACTTATTTTCAAGCCGGACAGAATGTTATCGGTTGGTTTATTATTATTGGTGGTCTTTTAGGCTTGATTTCTCAACGATCTATCTTTTGTATAGTAAGAGCATTCCGTGAGCCATTTATGTCTGGAGATTCTGAAGGTGCTGATGGCATAATTGCAGGTTTAATTGTTGTGCTTTTTGGTTTTGTAATAATAAAATCAATGGGAATTAGTGCAGGAGAAAACCTACACAGAAATATTGAAATGGCTTTTGTCCATCCTAACTTTTGGTTAAGAGGATTAGTCGGTGGATTTATTTTTGGATTAGGAATGACAGTTGCCGGAGGATGTGCTGTGGGAACTCTTTGGAGAATGGGAGAAGGGCAAATAAAACTTTGGTTTTCTGCATTAGGTTTTCTTTTAATTGCTCCTATTTCAGGAAAATTTATCGTTCCTTGGGTTGAAAGTATTATTCCATTTAACATGCAGTTTAAAAGCTATTTGCCAGATTACTTTGGCTACGCTTGGTCGGTTGTTATCGTATTAGGAATACTGCTTATTTGGTATGTATTTGCAAAATGGAATGAAAGAACAGGGAAATTCAGTGCTTTTTAAAAAAAGTGAAATCAATATAAATTAGAAGTTATGAATACAAAGTTATATATATTAGTTTTTGCAAGCCTATTACTAATGATTGGTTGTACAGGAATTTATGAAAATGGAAAAGACCTTGCAAATGCTACAAAAAATCAAATCGAAAAAATTTCTGCTGACGAATTAAAAGATATTCCTGATACAGTTGAATATTATTTAATTGATGTAAGACAAGCAGGCGAATATGCAAAAGGAAACATTGAAGGTTCCTACAGTATTCCTCGTGGAATACTTGAATTTCAAATGACAAGTTCTGACTTTTGGGTTGATGAGTGGTTTTACTACATCCCTAAAAAAGATGATTTAATTGTCATTTATTGTAAATCAGGAGCGAGAGGTACTCTTGCTGTTAAAAGCCTCATGAAGTTGGGTTATACAAATATTAAAAACCTGACAGGAGGTATCATTGCTTATGACCCCGAATTAACTTCGGGTGAACATGCAGTTGAAACCGGAGGCGGTTGTGGTGGTTAAAACTAATTTTTAGTATATTTTATTTAAACCTTTTTAAAAGAAAATTATGAAAAAAATTCTTAATTATTTATTACTCTTTAGCATTGTATCAATGCTAGTTTTTACAAGCTGTAAAGAAGATGAACCAGATCCACCGGATCCAAAATCAGCTTATGAAACACTTTCAGATTATTTGACAGCAAATAGTTTGGAAATTACAGACATCCTTAATAACTGGATAATAACTGCATCTGATATTGATGGTAACGAAGCTGATTATTATATTATGGATATTCGTGGAGCAACTGATTATGGTACTTGTCATATTACAGGTGCTCATAATGTTGCCTATGGAGATGTTGTTACCGAAGCGGCTAATGCAGCTGGCAAGCCAATTGTTGTAGCTTGTTACACAGGACAAGGAGCTGCTCATGCAGTTGTTGCACTTAGATTAAGTGGTTTCCCTAATGCAAAAACATTAAAATGGGGAATGAGTGCATGGAATGTTAAAAATGATAAATGGACAACAGCTAAAAGTGATACTGCAACAGGTCATGCAGGTTGGACAACAGATGCAACTACAGCAGTTGCTGAATTTAGTGCTCCTGATTTAACTGCTACAGCTACTGATGGTGAAGGCATTTTGGAAGAAAGAGTTGGTGTTTTATTAGATGGCGGTTTCAAAGGAATTCCAGCTATTGATGTTTTAACAAATTATGGCGATTATTTTATCAATAATTATTGGGCTCAAGCTGATGTTGATCTTTATGGTCATATCAAAGGTGCTTATCGTATCAACCCAATAAATTTTGTAAATCTTGACCCTTCAAAAACAATTGTTACTTATTGCTGGACAGGACAAACATCCTCAATAATAACAGCATATTTGACAGTTCTTGGCTATGATGCTAAAAGCTTAAAGTTTGGTGCAAACGGAATGATTTATTCCGCATTACAATCACACCAATGGATTGCTTCAGGTTCATATACTTGTGAATAATTACAATACAGGCAATTGTGTAAAAGCACAATTGCCTTTCTTTTTTAAATTAAATTATTTTAATCATGAGAACTCTCTTTATAACAATTAGTATTCTTTTATTCTTTCAATTTAATGTTAAAGCTCAAGGTTGTATGGGCGGAGGAGATGAAGGAGTTAATGTTAAAGGATTTATACAACCTCAATTCGAAAACTA encodes the following:
- a CDS encoding Crp/Fnr family transcriptional regulator — encoded protein: MVDGSFNFSCTVERDNRCCFEALTDDELLLLENNKAEVTYKKGEIICKQGTFVSHIMFLCKGLAKIYVDGNNNSLTLKVVSSGNLIGLTSVHSENSTFQYSAMAYQDSVVRLFDINTIRKLIRQNSLFAAEIINILCDNSNQVNFRFYSFQNKQSYGRLADVLLCLSDRVFRNKDFNLNVSRQELADIAGMSREGSTRILRKFIDDKLIELNGKSISILDEKTLRKISNYG
- a CDS encoding sulfurtransferase TusA family protein, whose product is MEIKETLDCKGLSCPMPIMKLAKAMKGLSTGEILEMLGTDPGSAADIPKWCTKSGNELLETKEEEGGVTKFYIKKG
- a CDS encoding YeeE/YedE thiosulfate transporter family protein; the protein is MSEIKEKKGALNGLFRLLFTKHWPVWVGGILAGVLNVLMFTIKSPWSGSAGYSSWGKGVYKLFNIFGFEGSGSFVDNKWAMLSIMIVLGSAVAAFLSKSFAIRIPPKGELLKGFIGGSLMAVGATIGIGCSIGGFFSGVPALSGGAIMLTIGLFLGTIVAVKYLFWELEKLPGVSSGKSKTYLGVTPTTGKWQKWVGVIIVFIILFIAFTYFQAGQNVIGWFIIIGGLLGLISQRSIFCIVRAFREPFMSGDSEGADGIIAGLIVVLFGFVIIKSMGISAGENLHRNIEMAFVHPNFWLRGLVGGFIFGLGMTVAGGCAVGTLWRMGEGQIKLWFSALGFLLIAPISGKFIVPWVESIIPFNMQFKSYLPDYFGYAWSVVIVLGILLIWYVFAKWNERTGKFSAF
- a CDS encoding rhodanese-like domain-containing protein, which produces MNTKLYILVFASLLLMIGCTGIYENGKDLANATKNQIEKISADELKDIPDTVEYYLIDVRQAGEYAKGNIEGSYSIPRGILEFQMTSSDFWVDEWFYYIPKKDDLIVIYCKSGARGTLAVKSLMKLGYTNIKNLTGGIIAYDPELTSGEHAVETGGGCGG
- a CDS encoding rhodanese-like domain-containing protein; its protein translation is MKKILNYLLLFSIVSMLVFTSCKEDEPDPPDPKSAYETLSDYLTANSLEITDILNNWIITASDIDGNEADYYIMDIRGATDYGTCHITGAHNVAYGDVVTEAANAAGKPIVVACYTGQGAAHAVVALRLSGFPNAKTLKWGMSAWNVKNDKWTTAKSDTATGHAGWTTDATTAVAEFSAPDLTATATDGEGILEERVGVLLDGGFKGIPAIDVLTNYGDYFINNYWAQADVDLYGHIKGAYRINPINFVNLDPSKTIVTYCWTGQTSSIITAYLTVLGYDAKSLKFGANGMIYSALQSHQWIASGSYTCE